One Alligator mississippiensis isolate rAllMis1 chromosome 12, rAllMis1, whole genome shotgun sequence DNA window includes the following coding sequences:
- the SEC13 gene encoding protein SEC13 homolog, with product MVSVINTVDTSHEDMIHDAQMDYYGTRLATCSSDRSVKIFDVRNGGQILIADLRGHEGPVWQVAWAHPMYGNILASCSYDRKVIIWKEENGTWEKTYEYTGHDSSVNSVCWAPHDYGLILACGSSDGAISLLGYTGDGQWEVKKISNAHTIGCNAVSWAPAVVPGSLIEQPSGQKPNYIKRFASGGCDNLVKIWKEEDGQWKEEQKLEAHSDWVRDVAWAPSIGLPTSTMASCSQDGRVFIWTCDDASGNSWSPKLLHKFNDVVWHVSWSITANILAVSGGDNKVTLWKESVDGLWVCISDVNKGQGAVSAITEGQQNEQ from the exons ATG GTGTCGGTCATCAACACCGTGGACACGTCGCACGAGGACATGATC CATGATGCTCAGATGGATTATTATGGTACTCGGTTAGCGACCTGCTCCTCGGACAGATCTGTGAAAATCTTTGATGTCAGGAATGGAGGGCAAATCCTCATAGCTGATCTGAGAGG CCATGAAGGCCCTGTGTGGCAGGTTGCCTGGGCACATCCCATGTATGGAAATATTCTGGCTTCCTGTTCCTATGACAGGAAGGTTATCATCTGGAAGGAAGAAAATGGCACTTGGGAAAAGACATACGAGTACACAGGTCATGACTCCTCAG TGAATTCTGTCTGCTGGGCACCACATGACTatggcttgatcctggcctgtgGGAGTTCTGATGGGGCCATTTCCTTATTGGGTTACACAGGTGACGGACAGTGGGAAGTAAAAAAGATCAGCAATGCACATACC ATTGGGTGTAATGCTGTTAGCTGGGCCCCTGCTGTTGTACCTGGAAGCCTTATAGAACAGCCATCAGGCCAAAAACCAAACTACATTAAAAGGTTTGCATCGGGTGGCTGTGACAACCTCGTCAAGATCTGGAA GGAGGAGGATGGCCAGTGGAAGGAAGAACAGAAGCTGGAGGCTCACAGTGACTGGGTCCGAGATGTAGCTTGGGCACCCTCCATAGGCTTGCCAACAAGTACCATGGCTAGCTGTTCACAG GATGGCAGAGTGTTTATCTGGACATGCGATGATGCCTCTGGCAACTCATGGTCACCAAAGTTGCTACACAAGTTCAATGATGTTGTCTGGCACGTTAGCTGGTCTATCACTGCAAACATTCTTGCTGTGTCTGGAGGAGACAACAAA GTCACCCTATGGAAGGAGTCCGTAGATGGATTGTGGGTGTGCATCAGTGACGTCAATAAAGGCCAGGGCGCTGTGTCTGCTATTACAGAGGGTCAGCAGAACGAACAGTGA
- the MBD4 gene encoding methyl-CpG-binding domain protein 4 isoform X1 → MAAPEVGEQGKGSDRSDMQTKDEGNQLVTETEEHFDSQTEGTETIAENSLLRKEDAAVVSEVVVACHKVAPNGWEKITKQRQSGKTAGKYDVYFISPEGVKLRSKRALVEYFHKTGETGLKLEDFDFTTPAQSNTKVRAKKCSAKAVKTAIQKKEHDNTKQEFSAQNGKGGGSVQVLQTIDEEQENISVTFTQGTEDLVVKECKPKDDSLEVKENGIIEKRVQIKKARKRSEKKNPACTQNKRQRKIPCNKQEVDINKSKTFQRKNNACASDSGDQNSNDVDTGKCGGDSGNALTSDSQSEVNLGAVLAHSEEASGTTVELACSERSSDDTATKDSEENSAESEFGQGKDEMLLQSQDFKSNAQTEISSSQPCDKKSLTSVKLLKEDYGPRTQVDRRRTSPYFSSKYNKEAPSPPRRKALRKWTPPRSPFNLVQEILFHDPWKLLIATIFLNKTSGKMAIPALWEFLEKYPSPEVTRTADWKEVSELLKPLGLYELRAKAIIKFSDEYLSKQWKYPIELHGIGKYGNDSYRIFCVNEWKEVHPQDHKLNIYHAWLWENYEKLSLD, encoded by the exons ATGGCGGCCCCGGAAGTAGGGGAGCAAGGAAAGGGCAG TGACCGAAGTGACATGCAAACAAAAGATGAAGGAAACCAGTTAGTGACAGAGACAGAAGAACATTTTGATTCACAAACCGAAGGTACTGAGACCATAGCCGAGAACAGTCTCCTGCGTAAAGAAGATGCAGCTGTTGTCTCTGAAGTGGTTGTTGCATGTCACAAAGTCGCTCCAAATGGATGGGAGAAGATCACAAAGCAAAGACAATCAGGCAAAACTGCAGGAAAATATGATGTTTATTTTATCAG TCCTGAAGGAGTGAAGTTAAGATCGAAACGTGCACTTGTAGAGTATTTTCATAAAACTGGAGAAACCGGTCTTAAACTAGAAGATTTTGATTTTACTACTCCTGCTCAAAGTAATACCAAGGTGAGAGCCAAAAAATGCAGTGCAAAAGCTGTGAAAACCGCAATACAGAAAAAGGAACATGACAATACAAAACAAGAGTTTAGTGCACAAAATGGTAAAGGCGGTGGTAGTGTTCAGGTACTTCAGACTATTGATGAAGAGCAGGAAAACATTTCTGTCACGTTCACCCAGGGAACAGAAGACTTGGTCGTTAAAGAATGTAAACCAAAGGATGATTCTTTGGAGGTTAAAGAAAATGGGATAATTGAAAAAAGAGTTCAAATTAAGAAAGCTAGAAAAAGGTCAGAAAAAAAGAATCCAGCTTGTACCCAGAAcaaaagacagagaaaaataCCGTGTAATAAACAAGAAGTTGacataaataaaagcaaaacattCCAGAGAAAGAATAATGCTTGTGCTTCTGATAGTGGTGATCAGAACTCAAATGATGTGGATACAGGAAAGTGTGGGGGAGACTCAGGAAACGCATTGACATCGGACTCCCAATCAGAGGTGAATCTTGGAGCAGTCTTAGCTCACTCAGAAGAGGCATCAGGAACCACAGTGGAGTTAGCCTGCTCAGAGAGGAGTTCTGATGATACAGCTACAAAAGACTCTGAGGAGAACTCTGCAGAATCAGAatttgggcaggggaaggatgaAATGCTTTTGCAGAGCCAGGACTTCAAATCTAATGCTCAAACAGAAATCAGCAGTTCACAGCCTTGTGACAAGAAAAGTTTGACATCAGTTAAGTTGCTGAAAG AAGATTATGGCCCAAGAACACAGGTGGACAGAAGGAGAACCAGCCCATATTTTTCCAGTAAATACAATAAAGAAG CTCCAAGCCCACCTAGGCGGAAGGCCTTGAGAAAATGGACTCCTCCTCGGTCTCCTTTTAATTTGGTCCAGGAAATACTCTTTCATGATCCCTGGAAACTCCTCATTGCAACCATATTTCTCAACAAAACTTCAG GTAAAATGGCAATCCCTGCACTCTGGGAGTTTCTGGAGAAATACCCTTCTCCTGAAGTCACAAGAACAGCTGATTGGAAGGAAGTGTCAGAGTTGCTTAAACCTCTTGGCCTCTATGAACTGAGAGCGAAGGCCATTATCAAGTTTTCAG ATGAGTATCTGAGCAAGCAATGGAAGTACCCTATTGAACTGCATGGAATTGGAAAATATGGAAATGATTCCTACAGAATCTTTTGTGTTAATGAGTGGAAGGAG GTACACCCACAAGATCACAAACTAAATATATATCATGCCTGGCTCTGGGAAAATTATGAAAAACTGAGTCTTGATTGA
- the MBD4 gene encoding methyl-CpG-binding domain protein 4 isoform X2 codes for MAAPEVGEQGKGSDRSDMQTKDEGNQLVTETEEHFDSQTEGTETIAENSLLRKEDAAVVSEVVVACHKVAPNGWEKITKQRQSGKTAGKYDVYFISPEGVKLRSKRALVEYFHKTGETGLKLEDFDFTTPAQSNTKVRAKKCSAKAVKTAIQKKEHDNTKQEFSAQNGKGGGSVQVLQTIDEEQENISVTFTQGTEDLVVKECKPKDDSLEVKENGIIEKRVQIKKARKRSEKKNPACTQNKRQRKIPCNKQEVDINKSKTFQRKNNACASDSGDQNSNDVDTGKCGGDSGNALTSDSQSEVNLGAVLAHSEEASGTTVELACSERSSDDTATKDSEENSAESEFGQGKDEMLLQSQDFKSNAQTEISSSQPCDKKSLTSVKLLKAPSPPRRKALRKWTPPRSPFNLVQEILFHDPWKLLIATIFLNKTSGKMAIPALWEFLEKYPSPEVTRTADWKEVSELLKPLGLYELRAKAIIKFSDEYLSKQWKYPIELHGIGKYGNDSYRIFCVNEWKEVHPQDHKLNIYHAWLWENYEKLSLD; via the exons ATGGCGGCCCCGGAAGTAGGGGAGCAAGGAAAGGGCAG TGACCGAAGTGACATGCAAACAAAAGATGAAGGAAACCAGTTAGTGACAGAGACAGAAGAACATTTTGATTCACAAACCGAAGGTACTGAGACCATAGCCGAGAACAGTCTCCTGCGTAAAGAAGATGCAGCTGTTGTCTCTGAAGTGGTTGTTGCATGTCACAAAGTCGCTCCAAATGGATGGGAGAAGATCACAAAGCAAAGACAATCAGGCAAAACTGCAGGAAAATATGATGTTTATTTTATCAG TCCTGAAGGAGTGAAGTTAAGATCGAAACGTGCACTTGTAGAGTATTTTCATAAAACTGGAGAAACCGGTCTTAAACTAGAAGATTTTGATTTTACTACTCCTGCTCAAAGTAATACCAAGGTGAGAGCCAAAAAATGCAGTGCAAAAGCTGTGAAAACCGCAATACAGAAAAAGGAACATGACAATACAAAACAAGAGTTTAGTGCACAAAATGGTAAAGGCGGTGGTAGTGTTCAGGTACTTCAGACTATTGATGAAGAGCAGGAAAACATTTCTGTCACGTTCACCCAGGGAACAGAAGACTTGGTCGTTAAAGAATGTAAACCAAAGGATGATTCTTTGGAGGTTAAAGAAAATGGGATAATTGAAAAAAGAGTTCAAATTAAGAAAGCTAGAAAAAGGTCAGAAAAAAAGAATCCAGCTTGTACCCAGAAcaaaagacagagaaaaataCCGTGTAATAAACAAGAAGTTGacataaataaaagcaaaacattCCAGAGAAAGAATAATGCTTGTGCTTCTGATAGTGGTGATCAGAACTCAAATGATGTGGATACAGGAAAGTGTGGGGGAGACTCAGGAAACGCATTGACATCGGACTCCCAATCAGAGGTGAATCTTGGAGCAGTCTTAGCTCACTCAGAAGAGGCATCAGGAACCACAGTGGAGTTAGCCTGCTCAGAGAGGAGTTCTGATGATACAGCTACAAAAGACTCTGAGGAGAACTCTGCAGAATCAGAatttgggcaggggaaggatgaAATGCTTTTGCAGAGCCAGGACTTCAAATCTAATGCTCAAACAGAAATCAGCAGTTCACAGCCTTGTGACAAGAAAAGTTTGACATCAGTTAAGTTGCTGAAAG CTCCAAGCCCACCTAGGCGGAAGGCCTTGAGAAAATGGACTCCTCCTCGGTCTCCTTTTAATTTGGTCCAGGAAATACTCTTTCATGATCCCTGGAAACTCCTCATTGCAACCATATTTCTCAACAAAACTTCAG GTAAAATGGCAATCCCTGCACTCTGGGAGTTTCTGGAGAAATACCCTTCTCCTGAAGTCACAAGAACAGCTGATTGGAAGGAAGTGTCAGAGTTGCTTAAACCTCTTGGCCTCTATGAACTGAGAGCGAAGGCCATTATCAAGTTTTCAG ATGAGTATCTGAGCAAGCAATGGAAGTACCCTATTGAACTGCATGGAATTGGAAAATATGGAAATGATTCCTACAGAATCTTTTGTGTTAATGAGTGGAAGGAG GTACACCCACAAGATCACAAACTAAATATATATCATGCCTGGCTCTGGGAAAATTATGAAAAACTGAGTCTTGATTGA